A genomic region of Trifolium pratense cultivar HEN17-A07 linkage group LG3, ARS_RC_1.1, whole genome shotgun sequence contains the following coding sequences:
- the LOC123915212 gene encoding uncharacterized protein LOC123915212, protein MEMNDMMHRYADSGEWTGARAQEVSRLTQIWVEEYNASQLRLPPHRRDNEDVRRNKMSLAFVKNAGGATRGRKFAAGCTSSLYASDPTGLRDVTYTSSSSSSTGRSRPTQREETDDEYEARMRATYREEFRDEFEASFDDRVDVRVQHILQEFFSQQRAPAPAGGGVGSSSQASARQNQNAGEQEYRPDLSSMVNLNQLPEYREGDPVLSMSIEDMSQMLNEPVHLQFFDPTGQTSGSSSDGSGRNNQQTAFTEYQRSLNPQQDFIIPHPNQPQGNFFPNQAPINFVHRPVARPPLRTSLPGVIIHEEGRGRGRSRQPTDTGKGKRPLYQPPDQR, encoded by the exons ATGGAGATGAATGACATGATGCACCGGTATGCAGATTCCGGTGAGTGGACGGGGGCAAGGGCGCAAGAAGTGTCG agGTTGACGCAAATTTGGGTTGAAGAATATAATGCAAGCCAACTACGACTACCACCTCATAGGCGAGATAATGAGGATGTTCGTCGAAACAAGATGTCGTTGGCTTTTGTTAAGAATGCTGGTGGTGCGACTCGAGGTCGCAAATTCGCTGCTGGGTGTACATCTTCTCTATATGCAAGTGACCCAACTGGTTTGAGAGATGTCACTtacacatcttcatcttcatcgagTACAGGACGCTCTCGTCCAACTCAAAGAGAGGAAACCGATGATGAGTATGAAGCGCGAATGAGGGCCACGTATAGAGAAGAATTCCGCGATGAGTTCGAAGCATCATTTGATGACCGGGTGGACGTACGGGTCCAACATATATTGCAGGAATTCTTTTCACAGCAGAGGGCGCCGGCGCCGGCGGGGGGAGGGgttggatcatcatctcaggcttcggcacgacaaaatcaaaatgccggTGAACAAGAATATCGACCGGATTTGAGTAGCATGGTTAATTTGAATCAGCTGCCGGAGTACCGAGAGGGTGATCCAGTACTGAGTATGAGCATAGAGGATATGAGTCAGATGCTTAATGAACCAgttcatttacaattttttgatcctactgggcaaacaagtggaagcagtagtgacggaagcggtagaaataatcaacaaactgcTTTCACCGAATACCAGAGATCATTAAATCCACAACAAGACTTCATAATCCCACATCCAAATCAACCCCAAGGCAACTTCTTCCCAAATCAAGCCCCAATTAACTTCGTTCATAGGCCTGTGGCACGACCTCCTTTGCGAACGTCACTCCCCGGAGTCATAATACACGAGGAAGGTAGAGGCCGAGGAAGGTCGCGTCAGCCAACAGACACTGGCAAGGGGAAGCGACCACTATATCAGCCGCCTGACCAACGttga
- the LOC123918903 gene encoding probable serine/threonine-protein kinase WNK11, giving the protein MMPSVKPNPSDKDSEPFVETDPTGRYGRYNELLGSGACKKVYRAFDQEEGIEVAWNQVKLRNFSNDPAMIDRLYSEVRLLRSMTNKNIIALYNFWRDQDHNTLNFITEVCTSGNLREYRKKHKHVSVKALKKWSKQILEGLNYLHLHDPCIIHRDLNCSNVFVNGNTGQVKIGDLGLAAIVGKNHSAHSVLGTPEFMAPELYEENYTEMVDIYSFGMLVLEMVTLEIPYSECDNVAKIYKKVSSGMRPQSLNKVKDAEVKAFIEKCLAQPRARPSAQELLKDPFFGVLDDDENDDDNYSINL; this is encoded by the exons ATG ATGCCAAGTGTTAAACCAAATCCATCGGACAAAGACTCAGAGCCATTCGTCGAAACCGATCCAACCGGACGATATGGCCGATACAACGAACTCCTAGGATCAGGTGCCTGTAAGAAAGTATACAGGGCATTTGATCAAGAAGAAGGAATAGAAGTAGCTTGGAACCAAGTTAAGCTTAGAAACTTCAGCAATGATCCTGCAATGATTGATAGACTTTACTCTGAAGTGAGGTTGCTTAGAAGCATGACAAACAAAAACATCATTGCTCTTTATAATTTTTGGAGAGATCAAGATCATAATACATTGAATTTCATCACTGAGGTTTGTACAAGTGGGAATTTGAGAGAGTATAGGAAGAAACATAAACATGTTTCTGTTAAAGCTTTGAAGAAGTGGTCTAAGCAAATTTTGGAAGGGTTGAATTATTTGCATCTTCATGATCCTTGTATCATTCATAGAGATCTCAATTGCAGTAATGTTTTTGTCAATGGAAATACTGGCCAG GTCAAGATTGGTGACTTAGGTTTGGCTGCAATTGTTGGAAAGAACCATTCAGCGCATTCGGTTCTAGGGACACCGGAATTTATGGCACCAGAATTATATGAAGAAAATTACACTGAAATGGTGGACATATACTCATTTGGAATGTTAGTATTAGAGATGGTGACACTAGAGATTCCTTATAGTGAATGTGACAATGTTgcaaaaatatacaaaaaggTATCTTCAGGTATGAGGCCTCAATCCTTGAACAAAGTTAAAGATGCTGAAGTGAAGGCTTTCATTGAAAAATGTCTTGCTCAACCAAGGGCTAGACCTTCTGCTCAAGAATTGCTAAAGGATCCTTTCTTTGGTGTTttagatgatgatgaaaatgatgaTGACAATTACTCAATtaatttgtaa